In Zingiber officinale cultivar Zhangliang chromosome 6A, Zo_v1.1, whole genome shotgun sequence, a single genomic region encodes these proteins:
- the LOC121996782 gene encoding receptor homology region, transmembrane domain- and RING domain-containing protein 1-like, whose product MNARRQKSRYKSRSNDPPMTLRLRPNRDLTAASPAAASFFPYSLLFLVCCFSSLTRPSSALVHLRSKPFSFTFLDAPARFAVPVDGSGICGSLRVAEPLDACSGIENNWTTLGDGDGGGDSRFVLISRGVCNFEEKVRNAQDAGFGAAIIFDDQEKSSLYSMVGDSDGIHIHAIFVSKMAGETLMKYARGEEGECCIGSSMDEAAGTILVISFVSLVFIIIVLAAFMLARNCRLLRQRAQNSPASMKREAVELLPCLTFRTAFLSSKQTAETCAICLEDYRDGESLRVLPCQHDFHLVCVDSWLTKWGTFCPVCKHNMRT is encoded by the exons ATGAACGCACGGCGACAGAAGAGCCGGTACAAGTCCCGCTCTAATGACCCTCCGATGACTCTTCGGCTACGCCCCAATCGTGACCTGACCGCCGCCTCTCCTGCCGCCGCCAGTTTCTTCCCCTACTCCCTCCTATTCCTCGTCTGTTGCTTCTCCTCCCTGACCCGCCCCTCCTCCGCGCTCGTCCACCTGCGCTCCAAGCCCTTCTCCTTCACATTCCTAGACGCTCCTGCACGCTTTG CTGTTCCGGTCGATGGATCCGGGATCTGCGGCTCGCTGCGCGTCGCGGAACCCCTTGACGCTTGCTCCGGTATCGAGAACAACTGGACGACTCTTGGCGACGGTGACGGAGGAGGAGATTCGAGGTTTGTCTTGATTTCCAGGGGTGTTTGCAacttcgaggagaaggtcagaaatgcGCAGGATGCGGGATTTGGGGCTGCCATAATATTCGACGACCAGGAGAAGAGCAGCTTGTACTCCA TGGTTGGAGATTCTGATGGCATACATATCCATGCAATTTTTGTTTCAAAGATGGCAGGTGAGACTCTGATGAAGTATGCTCGAGGTGAAGAAGGGGAATGTTGCATAGGATCCTCGATGGATGAAGCTGCTGGAACCATCCTGGTTATATCATTTGTATCTCTAGTATTCATAATAATAGTACTTGCTGCATTCATGTTGGCTAGAAACTGTCGGCTTCTTCGACAACGAGCACAAAACTCACCAGCTAGCATGAAACGAGAAGCAGTTGAGCTACTTCCCTGCCTCACATTTAGAACTGCCTTTTTAAGTAGCAAACAGACAGCCGAGACATGTGCTATTTGCCTTGAAGATTACAGAGATGGAGAGTCTCTTAGAGTTCTGCCTTGTCAACATG ACTTCCATTTGGTGTGTGTGGATTCATGGTTAACCAAGTGGGGAACATTTTGCCCGGTTTGCAAACATAACATGCGCACATGA